The Henckelia pumila isolate YLH828 chromosome 2, ASM3356847v2, whole genome shotgun sequence genome includes a window with the following:
- the LOC140878477 gene encoding uncharacterized protein, whose translation MGKTGKLNPRYVGPFEILDKVGTLAYRLALPPDMSRIHNVFHVSQLRKYIPDPSHNLESAPLIIEGNLNEELKYEEDIRIVDTKDQVLRRQTIPYVKVQWSNHSEREDTWELEDKMRKQYPYLFEEQLNSSFEDETLNKEGGM comes from the coding sequence ATGGGAAAAACTGGGAAGTTAAACCCGAGATATGTCGGaccatttgagattttggacaaAGTAGGGACATTGGCATATAGACTGGCATTACCACCAGATATGTCAAGGATtcacaatgttttccatgtgTCTCAGCTAAGAAAGTACATCCCGGACCCAAGTCATAATCTTGAAAGTGCACCCCTTATAATCGAAGGAAATCTAAATGAGGAACTTAAGTATGAAGAGGATATTCGAATTGTGGATACAAAGGACCAAGTGCTAAGGAGACAGACCATACCATACGTTAAAGTGCAGTGGTCTAATCATTCTGAAAGAGAAGACACATGGGAACTCGAAGATAAGATGCGGAAACAATACCCTTACCTTTTTGAAGAGCAACTCAactcaagtttcgaggacgaaactctCAATAAGGAGGGTGGGATGTGA